Proteins found in one Dryobates pubescens isolate bDryPub1 chromosome 1, bDryPub1.pri, whole genome shotgun sequence genomic segment:
- the TUSC2 gene encoding tumor suppressor candidate 2 yields MGTSGSKSRGLWPFASPAAGGGGAEGPGGQQALARARAARAATPFVFTRRGSMYYDEDGDLAHEFYEETIVTKNGRKRAKLKRIHKNLIPQGIVKLEHPRIHVDFPVIICEV; encoded by the exons atggGCACCAGCGGCTCCAAGTCGCGGGGGCTGTGGCCCTTTGCCTccccggcggcgggcggcggcggcgccgagGGCCCCGGCGGGCAGCAAGCCCTGGCCCGGGCGCGGGCCGCACGCGCTGCCACCCCCTTCGTTTTCACACGTCGCGG CTCCATGTATTACGATGAGGATGGGGATCTCGCCCACGAGTTTTACGAGGAGACAATCGTCACCAAGAATGGGAGGAAGCGCGCCAAGCTGAAGAGGATCCACAAGAACCTGATACCTCAG GGCATAGTGAAACTAGAACACCCTCGCATTCACGTGGATTTCCCAGTGATCATCTGTGAGGTGTGA
- the LOC104300416 gene encoding hyaluronidase-2 has product MRGGCTAAVAVAVPWLALLALARQPPEKPAAAPVLTRRPFLVAWNVPTQDCKPRFQVSLDFSLFDLHASPNEGFVGQNLTIFYKERLGLYPYYNSQRVAINGGVPQRSSIPEHLDRLHVGISKYIRSPAVEGLAVIDWEEWRPIWARNWKPKDIYREESQRLVHQRQPNWSPEEVNKQAVFEFESAARQFMVNTLRVAKSFRPKQLWGFYLFPDCYNHDYSKNKETYTGQCPDVEKTRNDQLAWLWRESMALYPSIYLDILLASTPNSRKFVRARVMEAMRISQQHHDGYSLPVFVYTRPTYIRKMDLLSQLDLISTIGESAALGAAGAIFWGDADYTKNRDSCQVIKNYLEGDLGRYIANVTTAAQLCSTTLCQGRGRCMRQDSTADVFLHLNSTSFQLRRRDEDHPQYPLFWAEGQLSPADTLFLRTHFHCHCYQGWQGSGCQVPAGPHSNAPGPLAPLGFGMLLLLASWH; this is encoded by the exons ATGCGCGGCGGCTGCACAGCGGCAGTGGCGGTGGCCGTGCCctggctggccctgctggccctggcccGGCAGCCCCctgagaagccagcagcagccccggtGCTCACCCGTCGGCCCTTCCTGGTGGCCTGGAACGTGCCCACCCAGGACTGCAAGCCCCGCTTCCAGGTGTCTCTCGACTTCAGCCTTTTTGACCTGCATGCCTCACCTAATGAGGGCTTTGTGGGGCAGAACCTCACCATCTTCTACAAAGAGCGCCTGGGGCTCTATCCCTATTACAACAGCCAGCGTGTGGCCATCAATGGTGGCGTCCCCCAAAGGAGCAGCATCCCTGAGCACCTTGACCGCCTCCATGTGGGCATCAGCAAATACATTCGTTCGCCTGCTGTGGAGGGGCTAGCCGTCATTGACTGGGAAGAGTGGCGGCCCATCTGGGCTCGAAACTGGAAGCCCAAGGACATCTACCGCGAGGAATCACAGCGATTAGTGCACCAGCGGCAGCCCAACTGGTCCCCTGAGGAGGTGAACAAGCAGGCAGTGTTTGAGTTCGAGTCAGCTGCCCGGCAGTTTATGGTGAACACCCTGCGTGTGGCCAAGAGCTTCCGACCCAAGCAGCTTTGGGGGTTCTACCTCTTCCCTGACTGCTACAACCATGATTACAGCAAGAACAAGGAGACCTACACTGGGCAGTGCCCAGATGTGGAGAAGACACGCAATGACCAGCTGGCATGGCTCTGGAGGGAGAGCATGGCCCTCTATCCCTCCATCTACCTCGACATACTCCTAGCCTCTACTCCAAACAGCCGCAAGTTTGTGCGGGCACGGGTGATGGAGGCCATGCGCATCTCACAGCAGCACCATGATGGCTACTCCCTGCCTGTCTTTGTCTACACCAGGCCCACCTATATCCGCAAGATGGACCTACTCAGCCAG ctggacCTGATCTCCACCATCGGAGAGAGTGCAGCACTGGGTGCCGCTGGGGCTATTTTCTGGGGTGATGCAGACTACACCAAAAACCGG GACTCATGCCAAGTCATCAAGAACTACCTGGAGGGGGACCTGGGCCGCTACATAGCAAATGtcacaacagcagcacagctctgcagcacaacactgtgccagggcagaggcCGCTGCATGCGCCAGGACAGCACTGCTGATGTCTTCCTCCACCTCAATTCCACCAGCTTCCAGCTGCGGCGCCGGGATGAAGACCACCCCCAGTACCCCCTCTTCTGGGCTGAGGGCCAGCTGTCTCCTGCTGACACCCTCTTCTTACGGACCCACTTCCACTGCCACTGTtaccagggctggcagggcagtggCTGCCAAGTGCCTGCTGGTCCCCACAGTAATGCTCCTGGCCCTCTGGCACCACTGGGATTTGGGATGCTGTTGCTGTTAGCAAGCTGGCACTAG
- the LOC104300395 gene encoding hyaluronidase-1, with amino-acid sequence MPAPAWAGNKSIKLCPGLSPSQLFPAYSGTCAAPASTMTSGWSSWVFLLLLPTLAHSGGPGPILVNRPFVTIWNIPTERCVKKYNVTLNLEVFDVIANNQQSFIGQDITLFYSEELGLLPYYTSDGVPVNGGLPQNSSLEAHLLQATQDIKVTLPSPAYNGLAIIDWEKWRPLWMRNWASMDIYQQKSEELVWQHHPQWPPELVKKMAKQQFEQSAHKFMEQTLQLGKTLRPDGYWGFYGFPNCYNNDFDSLPYTGNCPVVEQQRNKELWWLWESSQALYPSIYLPPCVNGTNKTLAYVRHRVAEAFAVQNRVLDNVIPVLPYSQIAFDQTVDFLSQEDLINTIGESVAQGAAGIVLWGSLNYSTSKEMCLRLKDYVEGPLGHYIVNVTASADLCSQSLCSGRGRCVRQENKWGFLHLDPFRFTIDLQADKPWLVAQSLESNISRLAKEFSCHCYNKWQGPRCDTLRFAE; translated from the exons ATGCCAGCTCCAGCTTGGGCTGGGAACAAAAGTATCAAGCTCTGCCCAGGTCTCAGCCCATctcagctcttcccagcctactctgggacctgtgctgcgCCTGCCAGCACCATGACATCAGGATGGTCCTCCTGGGTCttcttgctgctcctgcccaccctAGCCCACAGCGGGGGGCCTGGTCCCATCCTTGTCAACCGTCCTTTTGTCACCATCTGGAACATCCCCACTGAGCGCTGTGTGAAAAAGTACAACGTCACCCTCAACTTGGAAGTCTTTGATGTCATAGCCAATAACCAGCAGTCGTTCATTGGACAGGATATCACTCTCTTCTACAGTGAGGAACTAGGACTCCTCCCCTACTATACATCTGATGGGGTACCAGTGAATGGGGGGCTCCCCCAAAACAGCAGCCTGGAAGCTCACCTCCTGCAGGCCACCCAGGATATCAAAgtcaccctgcccagccctgcctacAATGGGCTGGCCATCATTGACTGGGAGAAGTGGCGTCCACTCTGGATGCGCAACTGGGCCTCCATGGACATCTACCAACAGAAGTCAGAGGAGCTGGTGTGGCAGCACCACCCACAGTGGCCCCCTGAGTTGGTGAAGAAGATGGCCAAGCAGCAGTTTGAGCAGAGTGCCCACAAATTCATggagcaaaccctgcagctgggcaagaCCCTCCGTCCTGATGGCTACTGGGGTTTCTATGGCTTCCCCAACTGCTACAACAATGACTTTGACAGCCTTCCCTACACTGGGAACTGCCCAgtggtggagcagcagagaaataaggagctgtggtggctctgggagagcagtcaggcactCTACCCCAGCATCTACCTACCACCCTGTGTCAATGGCACCAACAAGACACTTGCCTATGTCCGGCACCGTGTGGCTGAGGCCTTTGCTGTCCAGAACAGAGTCCTCGACAATGTTATCCCTGTCCTGCCTTACTCCCAGATTGCCTTTGATCAGACTGTTGACTTCCTCTCCCAG GAGGACCTGATCAACACCATTGGGGAGAGTGTggctcagggtgctgctggcatcGTCCTCTGGGGGAGCCTCAACTACAGCACTTCCAAG GAAATGTGCCTGAGGCTGAAGGACTATGTGGAGGGGCCCCTGGGCCACTACATTGTCAATGTGACAGCCAGTGCCGATCTGTGCAGCCAGAGCCTGTGCTCTGGCCGGGGCCGCTGTGTACGCCAGGAGAACAAATGGGGCTTCCTCCACCTTGACCCCTTCCGCTTTACCATCGATCTGCAGGCCGACAAGCCCTGGCTGGTGGCCCAGAGCCTGGAATCCAACATTTCCAGACTGGCTAAGGAGTTCAGCTGCCACTGCTACAACAAGTGGCAGGGACCCCGCTGTGACACCCTGCGCTTTGCTGAGtga
- the RASSF1 gene encoding ras association domain-containing protein 1, whose translation MELIELRDLQPEPRPGRGRLERTNALRISPARRPGPALGSGAHPDPRLTAAPGAGHRFEPRRRGHHTWCDLCGDFIWGGGRKSLQCCHCSFTCHYRCRALVRLDCSGPLDTGDEDDGTEQALEKDTNVDEPSEWEKTELDQVQVEQRIKAYNSQINSNLFMSLNKDGSYTGFIKVHLKLVRPVSVPATKRVPSAQAGGRPGPRTQGVKRRTSFYLPKGTVKHLHILSHTRASEVIDALLRKFTVVDNPRKFALFERSEKDEQVYLRKLSDEEQPLRLRLLAGPSEKVLSFVLKENETGEVNWDAFTLPELHNFLRILQREEEEHVRRLRNRYARCRQKMQEALARHTPG comes from the exons ATGGAGCTCATCGAGCTGCGGGATCTGCAACCGGAGCCGCGGCCCGGCCGGGGCCGCCTGGAACGGACCAACGCGTTGCGCATCAGCCCGGCccgccggcccggccccgctctCGGCTCTGGAGCGCACCCCGACCCGCGGCTCACGGCAGCGCCGGGCGCCGGGCACCGCTTTGAGCCCCGGCGCCGCGGGCACCACACCTGGTGCGACCTCTGCGGAGACTTCATCTGGGGCGGCGGCAGGAAGAGTCTCCAGTGCTGCC ACTGCAGCTTCACCTGCCACTATCGGTGCCGGGCCTTGGTGCGACTGGACTGCAGTGGCCCTCTGGACACTGGTGATGAGGACGATGGCACTGAGCAGGCACTGGAGAAGGACACCAATGTG GATGAGCCCAGCGAGTGGGAGAAGACAGAGCTGGACCAAGTGCAGGTGGAGCAGCGGATCAAGGCGTACAACAGCCAGATCAACAGCAACCTATTCATGAGCCTG AACAAGGATGGCTCCTACACTGGCTTCATCAAGGTGCATCTGAAGCTGGTGCGCCCTGTCTCTGTGCCGGCCACCAAGCGGGTCCCCTCCGCACAGGCGGGGGGGCGCCCAGGGCCACGCACCCAGGGGGTAAAGCGACGCACATCCTTCTACCTGCCCAAGGGGACTGTCAAGCACCTGCATATCCTGTCGCACACCCGCGCCAGTGAGGTCATTGATGCCCTCCTCCGCAAGTTCACTGTTGTGGACAACCCCCGCAAGTTCGCCCTCTTCGAGAGGTCTGAGAAGGATGAGCAAG TGTACCTGAGGAAgctgtctgatgaggagcagcccctgcGGCTGCGGCTGCTGGCCGGCCCCAGCGAGAAGGTGCTCAGCTTTGTCCTGAAGGAGAACGAGACCGGGGAGGTGAAT TGGGACGCCTTCACGCTGCCGGAGCTGCATAACTTCCTGCGCATCCTGcagcgggaggaggaggaacacGTGCGTCGGCTGCGGAATCGCTACGCCCGCTGCCGCCAGAAGATGCAGGAAGCGTTGGCCAGGCACACGCCGGGGTGA